A region of Phalacrocorax carbo chromosome 9, bPhaCar2.1, whole genome shotgun sequence DNA encodes the following proteins:
- the EAPP gene encoding E2F-associated phosphoprotein, with protein sequence MSCLREEDDPYVVEEPSDEERALSSSEDEVDVLLHGTPDQKRKLIRECLTGESESSSDDEFQKEMEAELNTTMRTMEGKWKSPEMGTSSSTGQTGPATSSKYYDDIYFDSDSEDEDKIVTQDVQGNRKHQQRRILSNDELLYDPEEDSRDQEWVDSQRRGYRNQRRVPLQQQTKPSAAPNSDAVLNCPACMTTLCLDCQRHESYKTQYRAMFVMNCVVNKEEILKYRKKLKKRSKKMKPSKETTSVQSNQEEEEVYHPVLCNECSTEVAVMDKDEVFHFFNVLASHC encoded by the exons ATGAGCTGCCTGCGGGAGGAGGACGACCCGTACGTGGTGGAGGAGCCCAGCGACGAGGAGCGAGCGCTCAGCAG CTCGGAAGATGAGGTGGACGTGCTCTTACACGGCACTCCTGACCAGAAGCGGAAGCTGATACGGGAGTGCCTGACCGGGGAGAGCGAGTCTTCCAGTGACGATGAGTTCCAAAAGGAGATGGAAGCGGAACTGAACACCACCATGAGGACTATGGAAGGCAAATGGAAATCACCAGAAATGG GTACCTCCTCAAGTACTGGGCAGACTGGACCTGCCACCTCTTCAAAATACTATGATGACATTTACTTTGATTCTGATTCAGAGGATGAAGATAAAATAG TTACACAGGATGTCcagggaaacagaaaacatcagcAGCGTCGGATTCTTTCCAATGACGAACTGCTATATGACCCAGAAGAAGACAGTCGAGACCAAGAATGGGTAGACTCACAGAGGAGGGG GTACCGTAATCAAAGAAGAGTGCCGCTGCAGCAGCAGACAAAACCTTCAGCTGCACCGAACAGCGATGCTGTTTTGAATTGCCCAGCTTGCATGACAACGTTATGCCTGGACTGTCAGAG ACATGAGTCCTACAAAACACAATACAGAGCAATGTTTGTGATGAACTGTGTTGTTAACAAAGAGgaaattctgaaatacagaaaaaagctgaagaaaagaagtaaGAAAATGAAGCCCAGCAAAGAAACTACCTCTGTACAGTCAAatcaagaagaggaggaagtgTATCATCCAGTATTATGTAACGAGTGCTCAACTGAAGTGGCAGTAATGGATAAAGATGAAGTTTTTCACTTCTTCAATGTTCTAGCCAGCCACTGCTAG
- the SNX6 gene encoding sorting nexin-6 isoform X2: protein MMEGSDDGPDFLSEEDRGLRAINVDLQTDAALQVDISDALSERDKVKFTVHTKSSLPNFKQNEFSVVRQHEEFIWLHDSFVENEDYAGYIIPPAPPRPDFDASREKLQKLGEGEGSMTKEEFTKMKQELEAEYLAIFKKTVAMHEVFLCRVAAHPILRKDLNFHVFLEYNQDLSVRGKNKKEKLEDFFKNMVKSADGVIVSGVKDVDDFFEHERTFLVEYHNRVKDASAKSDKMTRSHKNVADDYNRIGSSLYALGTQDSTDICKFFLKVSELFDKTRKIEARVSADEDLKLSDLLKYYLRESQAAKDLLYRRSRSLVDYENANKALDKARAKNKDVLQAETTQQICCQKFEKISESAKQELIDFKTRRVAAFRKNLVELAELELKHAKGNLQLLQSCLAVLNGDT from the exons ATGATG GAAGGCTCGGACGACGGCCCAGATTTCCTCTCGGAGGAGGACCGAGGG ctTAGAGCCATAAATGTAGATCTCCAGACTGATGCTGCTCTGCAAGTGGATATCTCAGATGCACTCAGTGAGAGGGACAAAGTGAAATTCACTGTCCATACAAAG AGTTCCTTACCAAATTTCAAGCAAAATGAATTTTCTGTTGTCCGGCAACATGAAGAGTTTATTTGGCTTCATGATTCCTTTGTTGAGAATGAGGACTATGCTGGCTATATT ATTCCACCAGCACCACCCAGGCCTGACTTTGATGCCTCAAGGGAGAAACTGCAGAAACTTGGCGAAGGGGAAGGATCAATGACTAAAGAAGAATTCACCAAGATGAAACAAGAACTGGAGGC tgaatATTTGGCAATATTCAAGAAGACAGTTGCAATGCATGAAGTGTTTTTGTGTCGTGTGGCAGCACATCCTATTTTGAGAAAGGATTTAAATTTCCATGTATTCTTGGAATATAATCAGGAT ttgaGTGTTCGtgggaaaaataagaaagagaaacttgaagacttctttaaaaatatggttAAATCAGCAGATGGTGTCATTGTTTCAGGAGTAAAG GATGTGGACGACTTCTTTGAACATGAAAGAACATTCCTTGTAGAGTATCACAACCGAGTCAAAGATGCCTCTGCCAAATCTGATAAAATGACAAGATCACATAAAA aTGTGGCAGACGACTATAATAGAATTGGTTCTTCGTTATATGCATTAGGAACGCAGGACTCCACAGATATATGCAA GTTTTTTCTGAAAGTATCAGAGTTATTTGACAAAACAAGG aaaatagAGGCCCGGGTATCTGCTGATGAAGATCTTAAACTTTCTGATCTCCTGAAATATTACTTAAGGGAATCTCAAGCTGCTAAG gatcTCCTATATAGAAGATCTAGGTCACTAGTGGATTATGAAAATGCTAATAAGGCATTGGATAAAGCAAgagcaaaaaataaagatgtgctGCAAGCTGAAACTACTCAGCAAATATGCTGTCAGAAATTTGAGAAAATATCTGAATCGGCAAAACAAG aACTGATAGATTTTAAGACACGAAGAGTTGCAGCATTCAGAAAAAATCTTGTGGAACTAGCAGAACTGGAATTAAAGCATGCTAAG gGTAACttacagctgctgcagagctgcctggcagtgTTAAACGGTGACACATAA
- the SNX6 gene encoding sorting nexin-6 isoform X1 — protein MMQEGSDDGPDFLSEEDRGLRAINVDLQTDAALQVDISDALSERDKVKFTVHTKSSLPNFKQNEFSVVRQHEEFIWLHDSFVENEDYAGYIIPPAPPRPDFDASREKLQKLGEGEGSMTKEEFTKMKQELEAEYLAIFKKTVAMHEVFLCRVAAHPILRKDLNFHVFLEYNQDLSVRGKNKKEKLEDFFKNMVKSADGVIVSGVKDVDDFFEHERTFLVEYHNRVKDASAKSDKMTRSHKNVADDYNRIGSSLYALGTQDSTDICKFFLKVSELFDKTRKIEARVSADEDLKLSDLLKYYLRESQAAKDLLYRRSRSLVDYENANKALDKARAKNKDVLQAETTQQICCQKFEKISESAKQELIDFKTRRVAAFRKNLVELAELELKHAKGNLQLLQSCLAVLNGDT, from the exons ATGATG CAGGAAGGCTCGGACGACGGCCCAGATTTCCTCTCGGAGGAGGACCGAGGG ctTAGAGCCATAAATGTAGATCTCCAGACTGATGCTGCTCTGCAAGTGGATATCTCAGATGCACTCAGTGAGAGGGACAAAGTGAAATTCACTGTCCATACAAAG AGTTCCTTACCAAATTTCAAGCAAAATGAATTTTCTGTTGTCCGGCAACATGAAGAGTTTATTTGGCTTCATGATTCCTTTGTTGAGAATGAGGACTATGCTGGCTATATT ATTCCACCAGCACCACCCAGGCCTGACTTTGATGCCTCAAGGGAGAAACTGCAGAAACTTGGCGAAGGGGAAGGATCAATGACTAAAGAAGAATTCACCAAGATGAAACAAGAACTGGAGGC tgaatATTTGGCAATATTCAAGAAGACAGTTGCAATGCATGAAGTGTTTTTGTGTCGTGTGGCAGCACATCCTATTTTGAGAAAGGATTTAAATTTCCATGTATTCTTGGAATATAATCAGGAT ttgaGTGTTCGtgggaaaaataagaaagagaaacttgaagacttctttaaaaatatggttAAATCAGCAGATGGTGTCATTGTTTCAGGAGTAAAG GATGTGGACGACTTCTTTGAACATGAAAGAACATTCCTTGTAGAGTATCACAACCGAGTCAAAGATGCCTCTGCCAAATCTGATAAAATGACAAGATCACATAAAA aTGTGGCAGACGACTATAATAGAATTGGTTCTTCGTTATATGCATTAGGAACGCAGGACTCCACAGATATATGCAA GTTTTTTCTGAAAGTATCAGAGTTATTTGACAAAACAAGG aaaatagAGGCCCGGGTATCTGCTGATGAAGATCTTAAACTTTCTGATCTCCTGAAATATTACTTAAGGGAATCTCAAGCTGCTAAG gatcTCCTATATAGAAGATCTAGGTCACTAGTGGATTATGAAAATGCTAATAAGGCATTGGATAAAGCAAgagcaaaaaataaagatgtgctGCAAGCTGAAACTACTCAGCAAATATGCTGTCAGAAATTTGAGAAAATATCTGAATCGGCAAAACAAG aACTGATAGATTTTAAGACACGAAGAGTTGCAGCATTCAGAAAAAATCTTGTGGAACTAGCAGAACTGGAATTAAAGCATGCTAAG gGTAACttacagctgctgcagagctgcctggcagtgTTAAACGGTGACACATAA